The following coding sequences lie in one Leucobacter allii genomic window:
- a CDS encoding sugar phosphate isomerase/epimerase and 4-hydroxyphenylpyruvate domain-containing protein encodes MRTSIATVCLSGGLTEKLHACAAAGFDGVEIMEADLLAAFESPEEIQALCRRLGLSIDMYQPLRDIEGVSTGLFEENLRRAEAKFELMERLGTRLVLLCSNVATATVADETVAAAQLGALADLAAEHGIRIAYEALAWGRYVSDYRDAWRLVQLADRPNLGLCLDSFHILSRGHDPSEIESIDAEKLFFLQLADAPALDLDVLSWSRHHRLFPGEGAFDLVGFLGHVLRAGYDGPLSLEVFNDTFRQTDVRRTAQHAQRSLRWLADRAAAAGGWSTGRLAPAQPPLGVDFVEIAGQDLAAVDEMLDRLGFAFAGRHRSKPVRLWTAGDASIILNEQDRGLEPRIAALGLLVADAEAAAEHARGIGAPPVFRRISAGDQELPAVFAPDGTEVYWADGPASASWRAEFGGGLASADGLLGIVDHVNLTSPWQDFDETVLFGAGVLGLEAEASSEVPGPLGLVRSVVMRSADGAVRLAMNLAPPAAPALPRHLAIRVDDAVAVASAARQRGMEFLPVPDNYYDDLAARFALDPAFGARLRGLGLLFDRDDAGAFIHGYTPTIGGVFLEIVQRIDDYRGYGATDAPIRLAAQRVAALQLTSW; translated from the coding sequence ATGCGCACCTCCATTGCCACGGTCTGCCTCTCCGGCGGCCTCACCGAGAAACTCCACGCCTGCGCCGCGGCGGGCTTCGACGGCGTCGAGATCATGGAGGCCGATCTCCTGGCGGCCTTCGAATCACCCGAGGAGATCCAGGCGCTCTGTCGCCGCCTCGGGCTCAGCATCGACATGTACCAGCCCCTGCGCGACATCGAGGGCGTGAGCACGGGACTCTTCGAGGAGAACCTCCGCCGAGCGGAGGCGAAGTTCGAACTCATGGAGCGTCTGGGGACCCGTCTCGTGCTGCTCTGCAGCAATGTCGCGACCGCCACGGTGGCCGATGAGACCGTCGCTGCCGCGCAGCTCGGCGCCCTCGCCGACCTCGCTGCCGAGCACGGGATCCGCATCGCCTACGAGGCGCTCGCCTGGGGACGGTACGTCAGCGACTACCGTGACGCGTGGCGACTCGTCCAGCTGGCGGATCGCCCCAATCTCGGCCTCTGCCTCGACAGCTTCCACATCCTCTCGCGTGGGCACGATCCGTCTGAGATCGAGTCCATCGACGCGGAGAAGCTCTTCTTCCTGCAGCTCGCGGATGCTCCGGCGCTGGATCTCGACGTGCTGTCGTGGAGCCGTCACCATCGCCTGTTTCCCGGCGAGGGCGCATTCGATCTCGTCGGATTCCTCGGTCACGTGTTGCGAGCGGGCTACGACGGGCCGCTGTCGCTCGAGGTGTTCAATGACACGTTCAGGCAGACCGACGTGCGCCGCACGGCGCAGCACGCGCAGCGTTCGCTGCGCTGGTTGGCGGATCGGGCGGCGGCGGCCGGCGGGTGGAGCACCGGCCGTCTCGCGCCCGCACAGCCCCCGCTCGGCGTGGACTTCGTGGAGATCGCCGGGCAGGACCTCGCGGCGGTCGATGAGATGCTCGACCGGCTCGGCTTCGCCTTCGCCGGGCGGCACCGCAGCAAGCCCGTCCGCCTCTGGACCGCGGGAGACGCCAGCATCATCCTCAACGAGCAGGATCGAGGGCTAGAGCCGCGGATCGCCGCGCTTGGCCTGCTCGTCGCGGATGCCGAAGCGGCCGCTGAGCACGCGCGCGGCATCGGCGCTCCCCCGGTGTTCCGGCGGATCTCTGCAGGGGACCAGGAGCTCCCCGCGGTCTTCGCCCCGGACGGCACCGAGGTCTACTGGGCGGACGGCCCGGCGAGCGCGAGTTGGCGTGCAGAGTTCGGCGGCGGCTTGGCTTCCGCCGACGGCCTGCTCGGGATCGTCGACCACGTCAACCTCACGAGCCCCTGGCAGGACTTCGACGAAACGGTGCTCTTCGGGGCCGGCGTCCTCGGCCTCGAAGCCGAGGCAAGCTCAGAGGTGCCGGGCCCGCTGGGCTTGGTCCGCAGCGTCGTGATGCGCAGCGCCGACGGGGCGGTGCGCTTGGCGATGAACCTCGCCCCTCCGGCGGCCCCCGCACTCCCGCGTCACCTCGCGATCCGCGTCGACGACGCCGTCGCGGTCGCGTCCGCCGCACGACAGCGGGGCATGGAATTTCTGCCCGTCCCCGACAACTACTACGACGATCTCGCGGCGCGCTTCGCCCTTGACCCGGCGTTCGGCGCCCGACTCCGCGGTCTCGGGCTCCTCTTCGATCGTGACGACGCCGGAGCGTTCATCCACGGCTACACGCCGACGATCGGAGGAGTATTCCTCGAGATCGTGCAGCGCATCGACGACTACCGAGGATACGGCGCGACCGATGCGCCGATCCGCCTGGCGGCGCAACGCGTAGCGGCCCTACAGTTGACCTCATGGTGA
- the aroQ gene encoding type II 3-dehydroquinate dehydratase, whose product MSQRVLVLHGPNLNLLGAREPSIYGEFTQQQLIDQVRTAAEPLGIEVELIQSNHEGALLDALHAAPERFDGVVFNPSALTHTSIALRDAVAAIPIPVVEVHLSNVHRREPYRAVSFVAERATATISGAGPDGYAAALVVLARRFAGTAR is encoded by the coding sequence ATGTCCCAGCGCGTGCTGGTCCTACACGGACCGAACCTGAATCTGCTCGGCGCGCGCGAACCGAGCATCTACGGGGAATTCACGCAGCAGCAGCTGATCGACCAGGTCCGAACGGCCGCCGAGCCGCTCGGGATCGAGGTTGAACTGATCCAGAGCAATCACGAGGGCGCGCTCCTCGACGCTCTCCATGCCGCGCCCGAGCGCTTCGACGGCGTCGTCTTCAACCCCTCGGCACTTACGCATACCTCCATCGCCCTGCGCGACGCCGTCGCCGCGATCCCCATCCCCGTCGTCGAGGTGCACCTCAGCAATGTCCACCGTCGCGAGCCCTATCGCGCCGTGTCATTCGTCGCCGAACGCGCCACCGCCACGATCTCCGGGGCCGGCCCCGACGGTTACGCCGCCGCCCTCGTCGTGCTCGCACGCCGTTTCGCGGGGACCGCCCGATGA
- a CDS encoding shikimate dehydrogenase — protein sequence MTPDPRASPKNAAAHPRHDRAIRVGLLGEGITASLTPPMHRQEALLLGLDYEYRVIDIAETGETPDDLPRILDRVLAQGYDAINVTHPFKQRVIDHIAALSPSAERLGAVNLIEFGEAGAVGHNTDWIGYRDAVEIGIGDVRGRRVVQVGAGGAGSATAYALLSLGVGELAIADADAARASELLARLAGPFPGGRVRAIALDELPGAFSRAHGVVHATPTGMALSPGLPFDPEAVNRDAWISEVVYLPLETQLLRAATVLGHRVLDGGMMAVGQAYHSLRIITGLDPDRARMRAHFLGLLDERSAQLGSAPSP from the coding sequence ATGACGCCGGATCCGCGCGCGTCTCCGAAGAATGCGGCCGCGCACCCGCGGCACGATCGCGCGATCCGAGTCGGGCTGCTCGGCGAGGGCATCACAGCGTCGCTGACGCCGCCGATGCATCGTCAAGAGGCGCTGCTGCTCGGGCTCGACTACGAGTACCGGGTGATCGACATCGCGGAGACCGGCGAGACCCCCGACGACCTCCCGCGCATCCTCGATCGGGTGCTCGCGCAAGGGTACGACGCGATCAACGTGACCCACCCGTTCAAGCAGCGCGTCATCGATCACATCGCCGCGCTGAGTCCCTCGGCAGAGCGCCTCGGTGCGGTCAATCTCATCGAGTTCGGCGAGGCCGGCGCCGTCGGGCACAACACCGATTGGATCGGCTACCGCGACGCCGTCGAAATCGGTATCGGGGACGTCAGAGGTCGCCGCGTCGTTCAGGTCGGAGCGGGAGGCGCCGGCTCGGCCACGGCGTACGCCCTGCTCAGCCTCGGTGTCGGTGAGCTTGCGATCGCCGACGCCGATGCGGCGCGGGCGTCCGAGCTGCTCGCCCGGCTCGCTGGCCCGTTCCCGGGCGGTCGGGTGCGCGCGATCGCCCTGGACGAGCTGCCCGGCGCGTTCTCCCGCGCCCACGGCGTCGTGCACGCGACGCCCACGGGCATGGCGCTGAGCCCAGGGCTGCCGTTCGACCCCGAAGCGGTGAACCGTGACGCCTGGATCTCCGAGGTCGTCTACTTGCCGCTCGAGACGCAACTGCTGCGGGCTGCTACCGTCCTCGGGCACCGTGTGCTCGACGGCGGCATGATGGCGGTCGGGCAGGCGTACCACAGCCTCCGAATCATCACGGGCCTCGACCCGGATCGGGCGCGAATGCGCGCCCACTTCCTCGGCCTCCTCGACGAGCGGAGCGCGCAACTCGGCTCCGCGCCGTCGCCGTGA
- a CDS encoding sugar ABC transporter substrate-binding protein encodes MTPRHRIHRGLLTGLAVLAVSAFALTSCASAEQGGAADGADDGVVVGFSGYTLTNPYFAGLITGLENGAEAHGFTLLQTNSNGDNNTQASDIQNLVSQGADYIVVSPADASAIVPAVEQAAESGATVVAISDTIESDAVTFTVAMDHVRIGEQSAQGIVDFLTEKYGEPKGKVVEMQGIAGSAAGADRTRGFENVIGEYPGIEVVATADGGFDTDKTFQALSTILQAHPDVDAVMNANDSEAQGATKAIEAAGLFVPVGEDGHIFVTGNDAPAPAVADIRANRQDMTVASHPIRLAERVMDGIADLESGEDVSGFIEWPGMVFTPANIDSDDVAEYGIWADDLDS; translated from the coding sequence ATGACTCCACGACATCGCATCCACCGCGGACTCCTCACGGGGCTCGCCGTCCTCGCCGTCTCCGCATTTGCGCTGACCTCCTGCGCCTCGGCGGAGCAGGGCGGCGCCGCGGACGGCGCCGACGACGGCGTCGTCGTCGGCTTCTCCGGCTACACCTTGACCAATCCGTACTTCGCCGGCCTCATCACGGGACTCGAGAACGGGGCGGAGGCGCACGGCTTCACTCTGCTGCAGACCAACTCCAACGGGGATAACAACACCCAGGCGAGCGACATCCAGAATCTCGTCAGCCAGGGCGCCGACTACATCGTCGTGAGCCCGGCAGACGCTTCGGCGATCGTCCCCGCCGTCGAGCAGGCCGCCGAGTCCGGCGCGACGGTGGTGGCGATCTCGGACACGATCGAATCGGACGCCGTCACGTTCACTGTCGCGATGGACCACGTGCGTATCGGCGAGCAGAGCGCGCAGGGCATCGTCGACTTCCTGACGGAGAAGTACGGCGAGCCGAAGGGCAAAGTCGTGGAGATGCAGGGCATTGCGGGCAGCGCAGCGGGCGCGGACCGTACGCGCGGGTTCGAGAACGTCATCGGCGAGTACCCCGGGATCGAGGTGGTCGCGACCGCGGACGGCGGCTTCGACACGGATAAGACCTTCCAGGCGCTCTCGACGATCCTGCAGGCCCACCCCGATGTCGACGCCGTCATGAACGCGAACGACAGTGAGGCGCAGGGCGCGACCAAGGCCATCGAAGCCGCCGGCCTCTTCGTGCCCGTCGGTGAGGATGGGCACATCTTCGTCACCGGGAACGATGCCCCGGCTCCGGCTGTTGCGGACATTCGTGCGAATCGGCAGGACATGACCGTCGCGTCCCATCCGATCCGACTCGCGGAGCGGGTCATGGACGGCATCGCCGATCTCGAGAGCGGCGAAGACGTCAGCGGGTTCATCGAGTGGCCCGGCATGGTCTTCACGCCGGCCAACATCGACTCCGACGACGTCGCCGAGTACGGAATCTGGGCGGATGACCTCGACTCCTGA
- a CDS encoding sugar ABC transporter ATP-binding protein, translating to MTSTPEPIVRLTGVSKTYGSHTVLHDVGFALSPGTVTGLVGENGAGKSTVIRILSGATEPTGGSVVLDGRPLPATTRGVIDAGISVIYQELTDVPDLSLLENLLLGNLDARAGVKRHRANRERALAGLRAVGLEYLELEAPLRELTIAQRQLAEIARCLIRDARVLVLDEPTSSLPEGDVETLLTVVERLRAQGMAILYVTHHLDELFRIADRFVVLRDGRKVAEGPAGEWDAHSLVRTMLAAELEQAYPWRERELGGRVLDVEDLVAPGVRGASLEARAGEIVGLVGLAGAGRTELMRAMCGVTPAVSGRVRVDGDAVRTGSIRRSMRRGLHYASEDRKQDGLVLDGTIEANLVYGDYGRVSRLGVLNVRALTEYARSIVARYRVRMHSTRQAIGELSGGNQQKIVVARLSERRPRVACFDDPTRGVDVGAKASIYEEIFQLAERGAAVLVSSSDTDEVLAVADRVYVLAGGRIIAERTRDTFEREHILHLSSGAGAHAGEKTTHG from the coding sequence ATGACCTCGACTCCTGAGCCAATCGTGCGCCTCACCGGCGTCTCGAAGACCTACGGGAGCCACACCGTACTCCACGACGTCGGCTTCGCCCTCAGCCCCGGCACCGTGACGGGCCTCGTCGGCGAGAACGGGGCCGGGAAATCGACCGTGATCCGCATCCTCTCCGGTGCGACGGAGCCCACCGGCGGCTCCGTCGTCCTCGACGGTCGACCGCTGCCTGCGACCACGCGAGGCGTCATCGACGCCGGCATCAGCGTGATCTACCAGGAGCTCACGGATGTGCCGGACCTGTCGCTCCTCGAGAACCTCCTCCTCGGCAATCTCGACGCGCGCGCCGGGGTCAAGCGGCACCGCGCGAATCGCGAGCGGGCGCTCGCCGGACTGCGGGCGGTCGGCCTCGAGTACCTCGAACTCGAGGCGCCGCTGCGCGAGCTCACGATCGCCCAGCGGCAGCTCGCCGAGATCGCACGATGCCTCATCCGCGACGCACGAGTGCTCGTGCTCGACGAACCGACGTCCTCGCTGCCCGAGGGCGATGTGGAGACCCTCCTCACCGTCGTCGAGCGTCTGCGCGCCCAGGGGATGGCGATCCTCTACGTCACCCATCACCTCGACGAGCTCTTCCGGATCGCCGATCGTTTCGTCGTCCTCCGCGACGGGCGCAAAGTCGCGGAGGGCCCCGCGGGCGAGTGGGATGCGCACTCCCTCGTCCGGACGATGCTCGCCGCGGAGCTCGAGCAGGCCTATCCGTGGCGCGAGCGCGAACTCGGCGGACGGGTGCTCGACGTCGAGGACCTCGTCGCCCCAGGGGTGCGGGGCGCGTCCCTGGAGGCGCGCGCCGGGGAGATCGTCGGACTCGTCGGACTGGCCGGTGCCGGGCGTACCGAGCTCATGCGCGCCATGTGCGGCGTCACTCCTGCGGTCTCCGGTCGCGTGCGGGTCGACGGCGACGCCGTGCGCACCGGCTCGATCCGCCGATCGATGCGCCGCGGACTCCACTACGCTTCGGAGGATCGCAAACAGGACGGCCTCGTCCTCGACGGCACGATCGAGGCGAATCTCGTCTACGGCGACTACGGCCGGGTCTCCCGTCTGGGCGTACTGAACGTCCGGGCGCTGACCGAGTACGCTCGCTCGATCGTCGCCCGCTACCGGGTGCGCATGCACTCGACGCGGCAGGCGATCGGCGAGCTCTCGGGCGGGAACCAGCAGAAGATCGTCGTGGCGCGCCTCTCGGAGCGCCGGCCGCGGGTCGCCTGCTTCGACGATCCGACGCGCGGCGTGGATGTCGGGGCCAAGGCAAGCATCTACGAGGAGATCTTCCAACTCGCCGAGCGCGGTGCGGCCGTCCTCGTGAGCAGCTCGGACACCGACGAGGTCCTCGCCGTCGCCGACCGGGTGTACGTGCTCGCCGGCGGACGCATCATCGCCGAGCGCACTCGAGACACATTCGAACGCGAACACATTCTTCACCTGTCCTCTGGGGCAGGTGCGCACGCAGGAGAGAAGACCACGCATGGCTGA